The Dreissena polymorpha isolate Duluth1 chromosome 9, UMN_Dpol_1.0, whole genome shotgun sequence genome contains the following window.
gaaacataattgtttacaaataatTGCACCATGAAGTCATATCATAAATTATCCAAGCTAATCCTAAACTTTCACTCATAACATGCTCTGTGATTTAATCCCTTTGATACAAGTTTTACCTGCCATCTGCTCAATTATTTTATATGTCTGGAAGTATTGGAATGTATATAGACTGTATCACTGTTCCCAATCACCACATGGCTATTGAAGGCCATGAATGGCAGATCACACTATCTCAATCCCTCAGTCACACATCACACACTATGATCTGTGTTCGGTCAGTGGTTACCACAGACCCACTTCACTGGGAGATCCCTGATTTCTGTGAGAGAATCCATGGTCTTGTGACAACACTGGCAGCAGTAGGATCGGCTCCCTGAAAGTCAACAAGGTAAGATTAGGGGCCAGGATTGTAAACATCGTACAACGCATTAAGAAACATACAAACATTCTGCACCAACATCTCTTAGCACTTCAATCTGTCCGGCTAGCGAAGTGGTTGGTACAAGCGCTTCTCACCtgggcgacccgggttcaatcctTGTTCaaggaagcatgtgagtttggtcaccatactggactgGTCCAGTTTTTTTTCTGGTTCTCCGGCTTCTGAGTAAAAAAGAGTTGCTGAAAagtgcagctataattcaaaatttgtcccaactttctgagtctagtaagttaataagGTAAAAGTGCTGGAGCACTTTCTGGttcacacataatgcagcctcaggtggGAAAAGGACCTCATGAACTTAAGAAAACACAAACACACTTATCACTTAAATTCAGTACCGGTATCTTCATCGATTCCTAGGTTTAGAACCTGTGATTAAATTGAATGCTTGGTATTTTTCACATGGCCTGGATTGTAAAAACATACTAGTACTAATCATACACatcaaatttttttaaacttataattCACAAACAACAAAGTTGAacaaaaaaatagtttattttttcaAGATTAAAATGTAGCAAGACAGTGGCCAATTTTGTGATACCAATAACAATGAGTGTTAACACGTTATAAGAATGTTCTCTATTTGATACATGATGATGATACTTTGTGATTTATGATATTGTCTGCAAAGTCAATAAACACAGACTCAGTTGTGAAATTACCATTAGAAAATAATCTGAGTGTCAATCATTCTCCTACAGTATAATtatagaattaaaaaaatcaactttcCAGTATAACGCTTTAAAACAGTGTCAATTATGCTCGCAACAAACCCTGTTTAGACTTTAGTTTCGGTTTGAGTCTGTCAAAGTCTGGTGCGTTGTTTCTCAGAAACAAGTAGTCTGTATCTTTATGCCACTGGAAGTCATTAAAGGAAACCACCCGAAAATCACAGCTTGTACATCGTAGTGTATCACAGGATCTGGAAAGATTTATGTTGAACTAGGTAATATTGGACTGTATCACACAACGTGGAAAGATTTATGTTGAACTATGTAACATCGGGCTGTATCACACAACGTGTAAAGATTTATGTTGAACTAGGTAATATTGGACTGTATCACACAACGTGTAAAGATTTATGTTGAACTATGTAACATCAGACTGTATCACACAACGTGTAAAGATTTATGTTGAACTATGTAATATTGGACTGTATCACACAACGTGTAAAGATTTATGTTGAACTATGTAACATCAGACTGTATCACACAACGTGTAAAGATTTATGTTGAACTATGTAACATCGGGCTGTATCACACAACGTGGAAAGATTTATGTTGAACTATGTAACATCGGGCTGTATCACACAACGTGGAAAGATTTATGTTGAACCATGTAACATTGTTCTGTATCACAGGAACTGGAGAGATTAATGTTGAACTATGTAACAACAGACTGTTTCACACAACCTGGACAGATTTATGTTGAACTATGTAACAATGGACTGTATCTATGATCTATGTTACATTTAAAAGCATTTCAGGAGCTGGAAAGATTTATGCTGAACTAAAGAGCAGTGTTTCACACAACCTGGAAAGATATATCATTGTATCACAGAGTCTGTAAAGATTTAAGTTGAACTGCGTACACAAAGTGTCGCAACTAGTGAAAacaacagtaataatgtcaaTGTAATCATATAGAAAGGACacaaaacatttcttttttttggTACATGAGTTTTCAATTCCTTTGGCTAATTGCTTGACTTAACTTcatatttctatattttatttcaaattattttgacAATTCCTTCAGCTTAGTTTGGAGAAAACTATATGAACAAGATATGTGCCCATAGGGCCCAGACGCCCCctcattccacttttgtctcaaactccatatatgcaaaataaaacttaacacAATCTGAGGGTTGAAAAGGtagacacacacaaaaatcaaggaaacatcaaaaaaaataattgcaaaaaatcTTTCTGAAAGgtttattttagagaaaattataAAGTCCAAAGCCCTTAAATTTGTCAacaatcaatggactggaacaaaacACAAACTTGATATGTGATCATGTTGACAGACTGCCCGCAAAAAGTAAGATCAGTATCAAAAAAGTGTATCAAAGAAAAAGTCCagaaaattaatatttcaaagaaaattcCTAAATCCAAGACCTGCATATGTGTCAATTATCAATGGACAGGAACACAAACTCATACTTGATATATATGAAGTCATATAGATGGACTaacacaccaaaaatcaggtaaatatctgcaaTTGTTTAGCAAAAAAGTCTAGAAAACTGTTGGTGTAGAGAAAAATGTTAGATCCAAGGTCCATACCTTCACTAAAAATAAATGGATCAGAGCGGAACACAAACATGATCTGTAACATCTGTCGTGCAGTTAGACTCAAATACAAAAAATTAGGTACATTCAACATGTATCTCTAGTGTGTTAAGGAAAGAAATCCCAAAATGGAATGTTGGAAAGACTGACAGAgggactgctatatgccactttaccgggggcataaatatctTACAATAGCCACATTGACATCGATGTACAATAATTAAATCAGCAATACATTTACATACCTTTTGTTCACAGATGTGCTTTTTCCAAGTGCTAATGATGACCCTCCAATGCATAATGGGAAACATCTATAACAGTCAATTGAGTTATATAATCAATCTCTAAAAATGTTTGGCTTGGTAAAATGTGATATTTTGACTTTCAGAGAGCTCTGTCAGAGACATTTACATGTAGTAATAAAGATGGAACGCGAATGTAATTAGAAATgcaatcagtgtattaatgacaGTGTATGTCTACATACAAAAAGTAACAAAGTTTCAAGATTTAAGAAGAATTTTAATCAGCTTgtcaaatgttaattttgagtGTTAACATGAAGAAAATATACTTCCTTTATATCAttacaaaatgcatgtaaatCCTAGTACATGGAGACAGCTTTTTTCTTTCTGAATAAACCcattttctcttttttataatccTTTAAAACTTTCTACTTGAGATGAGAACTACTGCAGAACAATAAACAACTTAGTTGCTATGATGTGGAACTTCTTAAGGAATCAAGAGAGCTTACTTGGAAGGTTTTGGTCTTGACGTGGATAAATTGCTGGGTACATTCCTGACTATATTGCACTTCTCCTGAAATGGTTCActatttttctcattttttttataGTGCATAATACTCACAGTTCTGCCTGAAATGGTAAACATTACATACTGATTTTACCAactttcataataataaaaataatactaaatCTGTCATCTGCAATAAAAGGTTAACGTCGCATTAAGAGGTTGaatctaaaatttggctacaagaCGGCATGAAAATTCCTTCCCCAGCCAAAACTTTTCTATATATGGGATTTATTTTAGAATACCTTTGCAAAAGTAAACTATCACAAGACGAAGTTTCATGTAAAACACATATCTTCCAACATCTCAACCTTTCCTTTATAGCATAGAACTACTCAAAGgttaaggtgggttcccactgccgatccgatcaactcgatcaccAAAATTTCCCAACCAAACCTGACCAAGCTGGACTAAAAAGGGTaaacacgacttcttctcgacctcttgtcgataacacacgacccccacacgactcattcacgtcGTCCACTCAACCATTTCCGATTTCcactcgatcatctcgacctatacaagagccctatacgatctcagctcgaccaagtggacctcagctcgatcgccaccagatcttcacacgaccagagcgtgatggtcgtactacagtcgtacaaagcaatctaaaataactcgggtagaggtcgagtggatcgggTACaaagctcgtgtatggtcgaatagcaatcgggaagtgattgTGTACGGTcaagtagccgtcgggtagcagtctagtaaatctgtacatcaaattgAATAGAGCttgagtggatcgtgttgcgatctaaaataactcgggtagaggtcgagcagatcgggtacagatcgtgtaaaagatgtcaatccgatcgccacacgattgcttaaCGATCAattcgatcttctactcgactaatacacaatcacttcccgagcgcttctcgatccatttcctactcgaccgctactcgatattttttgacatgtcaaaaaatatcgggtaggacaGCCGATCAATGCcaacctacccgaccgccccgaccactcatgccgaccgaaccagaccagtaacCGACCGCTTGGTctggcttgatcgagttgatctaatcggcagtgggaacccagctttaagACCGTACGATCACTTGTCTTATAATATAaatcaacaagggacaaaattgtcacaaaaccaggttttcattgtgaaaaaaacactgataaagggagacaactcaaactgaacttttgaaatgaacaaagaaaattaaccccctttgtaagtttgttttaaaataaatatatttttagtcatggcgaccttgacattggagatatgcacatgaattttttttttttgacctttgacaatgaaagatgaccttgacctttcaccactaaaaatgtgcagcttcataagatacacatgcatggcaaatatcaagttgctatcttcaatattgcaaaagttatgagcaacgtttaagttttcggacggacacacggacggacggacggtcaaaatttgtgtgcgtatggaaaggcgttgtccatatacacatgcataccaaatatgaaggttatatctcaagggacatagaagttaagagcatttttcgaaacctaaatgcagattttgaaacctaaacgcagacccctacttcaaggtcaaggtcacaggggtcaaaattgttgtgcgtatggaaaggccttgtccatatacacatgcataccaaatatgaaggttatatctcaagggacatttatggccattttttacctttgaactcaaagtgtgaccttgaccttggagataatgacgtaattatttcacgcgacacaccgtccaatgatggtgaacaaatgtgccaaatgattttaaaatctgacaatgaacgacatagttatggctcggacaagctcatttttggccatttttgacctttgaactcaaagtgtgaccttgaccttggagatatcgacgtaattatttcgcgcgacacaccgtccaatgatggtgaacaaatgtgccaaatgattttaaaatctgacaatgaacgacatagttatggcccggacaagcttgttccgccagcccgccagccagcccgccagccagcccgcccgcattccccaatctaataaccagatttcttccttcgaaaaacctggttaacaatggCAATACACACTAGTTAGAAAAGTTTCCAAGTGTAGTACTTAAAAGAAATCTACCAGTTGGTCTGTATCCCCACATATATCATCTAACACTTTGTCGATGTCGTAATCATCTGATTTTTTTCTGAAACACACATGAATAAGTTTTAGGCATTCAGGgttaaagatatttaaataattataggtaagttaacaaaaaataaatcttgTCTACTCTTGCAAGCGTAAATTTCATGCATTCTGTTACATGTAGTGCAGTTTTAGAACTTTTAACAATAAGTCATGGCCCTCATGGGTTAACCATAAAAGTACTGCAACGAAATAAAGTAGTAGAATGAGAACTTCTCGTTCTTCAACAATAATACCTCTTTTTCTACTTTATTTCTCAGAAGAAAAATGTCAGAAAAAGATAAGTATCTTTTACAGGAAATATAGCAAAATTTTACATcagtattcataaaaaaaataaggtTAAAAACATGTTAGGTGTTTGACAGAAACAATAACAAATCTATTTATTTCTCTTAATTAcagtatttacattaaaatagttTACGATACTCATCAACAAGCATAGTTTGGTTTAGTAAATGATAAAGTAATTTAATATCTGTTAAAATCTTCCTGTTTCAATTGGCATTTTTATGATTTGGAAATCTATACTTACACATTACATTTGAATggtcaaaattttaaaaagtcatTCTCAAtctcattttaaaatcatatgaaTAAAGTCTGTAGTTTAAACATTTGCTagatttgttaatttgttaattgATAAGGCTTAAAAAACGTGTTGGttatatgttgaaaaacatatggGTCAGAAGAATGATTATTTTAagattgttatttatgtatgccATAATGGCTATATGTCATTAAACTTTCTGCCCCTATATCTATCTATATCGATTTTTATTTAAGCGAAACTTGCTCCTTAATATGAACTGTCTACTTGAATTTGAGACATACAATGTACACTGGGCCCTGTCTTCTACATA
Protein-coding sequences here:
- the LOC127845752 gene encoding cilia- and flagella-associated protein 418-like isoform X1, which gives rise to MADDIDIDDLLDEVEMKFVRGKSTDKKNAAVKSSRKKSDDYDIDKVLDDICGDTDQLEKCNIVRNVPSNLSTSRPKPSKCFPLCIGGSSLALGKSTSVNKRSCDTLRCTSCDFRVVSFNDFQWHKDTDYLFLRNNAPDFDRLKPKLKSKQATLFYSEAGEPEKKLDQSSMVTKLTCFLEQGLNPGRPGSRSYCCQCCHKTMDSLTEIRDLPVKWVCGNH
- the LOC127845752 gene encoding cilia- and flagella-associated protein 418-like isoform X2: MADDIDIDDLLDEVEMKFVRGKSTDKKNAAVKSSRKKSDDYDIDKVLDDICGDTDQLEKCNIVRNVPSNLSTSRPKPSKCFPLCIGGSSLALGKSTSVNKRSCDTLRCTSCDFRVVSFNDFQWHKDTDYLFLRNNAPDFDRLKPKLKSKQGSRSYCCQCCHKTMDSLTEIRDLPVKWVCGNH